In Bacillus weihaiensis, the genomic stretch TTTTGCTTTTTGTACTCCAAAAGAGAACCCGTTAACTAAAAAGTAGGCTTTTTTATTTCTAAGCATTTTATGCTGCAGGCTTGAATAACTCGTTGCATTGACCAAAAGGGATTACTTAAGTTATGAGGACCTTTAAAAACCCATTTTCCTAATAATGAATTTGATAACTTGTTTTCCCTCCCTCACTTGTTATCCCTTGACTGTATTTATATAGAATTTTTTGCTATGATAAGTCCATTGTTAACTGGGAACTTGCAGAATACATATAAACTCTACCCCTTCTGAATGGAGGCTTTTTTTTGAATAGGATTGTAAATTTTTTTAAGAGGATCACTTACAAACAAATGATCTTGTATCTCGTAATAGGCATTTGTTTTGTTACATCCGTAGTGTTTGTCCATCATAATAGTTCATTTTACAACCGAACGATTGCCAAGGTCGTTACTACTCATATAGAGGATCAAACCGTAGTTACAGATTTACATAATAATGAGGATCAGATCTTTACTCAGACAATTGAAGCTGTAATTGAAAATGGCGAAGATAAGGGGAAGGTCATTCAATTAACGAATAAGTATTCCCTGTCTGGAGCTTATGACCAAGAATACCGTGTTGGAAACAAATTGTTTGTTTCTGTTGATCAACTGGCAAATGAAAATGGAGAAGTAACTGGAGACATTTTAGATGTAAAACGGGACAGTTACGTGCTACTTGTCGGTTGGCTTTTTATCTTCACTTTACTTCTTGTAGGAAAACGGCGGGGCTTCTTCTCTATGATCAGCTTAGCAGTCAATGCCACCCTCATGTATGTAGCATTAGATGTTTATGTAAACCATGATATAAATTTGTTATGGATATGTAGCCTACTCGTTATTTTATTTACGGTTATTTCTTTGCTCCTCCTCAACGGTTTAAATGAAATGACCTATGCCGCTATCACAGCGACACTACTCGGGATCTTTTTATCCTTATTTATTACATTTGTTGTGGTGAAGGCTACGTCTGGGAGTGGGTTAAGATATGAAGAGATGCAGTTTCTGACTCGCCATTATGAAGCTATTTTTATGGCAGGACTGTTCATCGGGTCATTAGGAGCTGTGATGGATATTGCCATTACAATATCCTCCTCCATCTTTGGGCTTTATGAGAAAAATCCCACTATACGTGCAAAGGACCTTACCAAATCAGGAATGGCTATTGGAAAAGATGTAATGGGAACCTTAACAAACATCTTGTTTTTTGTTTATGCAAGTGGTTCAATTCCCTCAATGATTTTGTATTTGAAAAATTCTTCTGCTCTAGGTTTTACAGTATCGATGAACATTTCGTTGGAGCTTGCTCGTGCCCTAGCAGGTGGAATTGGAATTGTATTAACCATCCCAATAGCTGTGTACACTTCTGTATTTTTCGTCAATCGAAAGAGGAATAGACTATGAATGTATTATTAATTTTGTCCGTTATATTGTTTATCTTGATGATCTTAATCGGTGGAAAAACGGGTGCATTATCCTTTATTTCATTGTTTTTTAATTTTGGCGTGCTTATGATGACGATCTTCTTCATGCTCGATCCTAATGTAAATCCGATCATCATCACCATGATTGCGTGTGCCGTGATTAGTTGCATTAATCTTTTCTTTATTGATGAAGTAAATAGAAAAACAGCAACAGCTTTTCTTTCTACGCTTATCACGATTGCCATTTTACTATTATTAATTGACATGGTGACAAAAATCACAATGATTCAAGGGTTTGGTGAAGAACAATCCGAGGAGCTTGCCCCATACTCCCTTTATATCGGTGTTGATTTTGTTAAAATTGGTGCATCGGTCATTATTATTAGCACGATCGGTGCCATTACGGAAGTGGCCATTTCCATCACATCATCCATGGGAGAAACATTGCATCATCATCCGACCATTAGCAGGAAGGATTTATTCTTATCGGGAATGAGAATAGGGAAGGATATTCTAGGGACAGACACCAACACGTTGTTTTTTGCCTTTTTTGGAGGCTATTTGGCCTTACTCATATGGTTTAAAGATTTAGACTATACGCTTGGAGAAATTATAAATTCTAAAATCTTTAGTTCAGAAATCATCACGATTTTTTGTGCCGGTATCGGTGTAGCTCTGATTATTCCCATCACCTCTTGGATTAATGCCTATTTTCCAGTGAGAGCAAGGAAAAACTGAATAGTACATTCCCTTCCTGGTCGTATTCTAATAGGAGGAAGGGAATGCACTTGTCACATTATGCCACGTGTGTGAGTAGGTAAGGTCGTACTCGATGTACGTAGTGTTCACGGTAAATCAATCTATTAGTAAGGTCCCACTGTGCTGATATTCACTAGACTCGTTAACAAAACGGGCGCAAGTAAAGAAATGGTCTAGAATGTAGTTACACTGGTCTATTGTTCTAACCCTGCTATCCCGAAGCCTCCAGCTCCAGAATGAGTCGAAATCATTCCACCCGCTTGAATCCATCTTATATGATGGAATCCATTTTCTTTCGCAATCTCATTCATCCGCTGCTTAATTCTGTCATCAAGCCCTATTGAATAAATTAAATATATTTGTTTTCTATCAATGTTGAAACTGCTTAAGTAATCTTCCCAAAGTTTCTCAGTGACTCCACTCATTTTCCCACGGTACTTCTTTGTAGACATTAGCTTTCCATCCTTCAACTCTATGCATGGCTTTATTTTCAATAGAGTCCCAATCAAAGAAGCCATATTACTTACTCTTCCGCCTGCTTTAAGAAACTCCAGACTCCCCGGAATGAAAACCAATCTTGATTTAGGAACGATTTCCTCTATTTTTGCAACGAAGTGTTCTGGTTCAATGGAAGGATTCTCTTCCAACAACTCAGCAGCATACAGGACAATCGCGGCTAATCCTCCAGTAACATTAAGAGCATCAATGAGAAAAATATCTTCAAATTCTTCTGCCGCAATGACAGCATGTTGAAAAGAAGAAGAAGCTTTCGATGTATAGCCAATATGTACAATGATACTATCAGGGAAATTCTTTCTTATATTCGCAAAGAACTCTTGATACTCATATACATTGGTGGAAGTAGTGGAGGGAATATTCTTTGTCCGCTCATAATAATCATAAATATCCTGTACGGGTAGATGGCCATCTAAGTAGTCTTTTCCCTCCATAATGATGTGCATTGGCACTACTTGAACATTGTACTTCCCCGCCCATTCTCCCGGTAAGTCAGCACCGCTTTCAGTCGATAAGATGATCCTGCGCATTCTATGTCCCCCTTGGTTATTTATGGTCTAGCTATACACTTTTTTACATGATGTTTTTATTATACACGAGAAAGCTCTATTCCAATAAAAGGGGGCGGTTGTAACTTTGCAATAAAGGTTGAGCAAAAATACCTCGCAAACCCTTATTATACGATAAATAAGAAGAATCCATTTTGAAAAAAGATTGATCAAAATGGATTCTTCTTTAGCAGGTTTAAGTTTGATTTTTATAGAAAAGTTTGATCATTTTCTACCTGAGTTTCTACACAATTGAGCTTTTGTTTGTTTTGCATGTTAAAACCTGTTTTATGTAGGTTTGCCTCTAAGCTTCTAAATTGCCTCTCGGGTGTCTTTACTAAAGAAAGCCAACTCAAAGAGAAAGGGTTTGGAGTTGACCATTCCAAACCCTTTTGTCTACAACCTGAAGCTTCTTAATCTAACAAGAAGCTCTTGTTTCAATACACATATAAGACTATTTCGTTTAATCTCGCTCTGCCACTTTCACCAATAGCTTCCCTATATTGTTGCCTTCGAATAGATCCAAAAAGGCATCTGGAATATTTTCAAACCCTTCACGGATGGTTTCTCGGTACTTTACCTTTCCTTCCTGCAGCCATTCTGCCAAATGCTTCGCTCCTTCTTGGAAACGATCAGAATAATTACCCACCGTAAATCCTTGCATCAAGACGCTGTTCTTAATAAGAAAGCCTTGCACGCGTGGTCCAACATCCGCTTTTTCTAAATTGTACGCTGAAATTGCTCCGCAAACTGGAACACGAGCAAATCGGTTAAGCTGAGTGAATATAGCATCCGATATTTCACCACCGACGTTATCAAAGTACACATCCACACCATTTGGACAGGTCTTCTCAATCTCAGCCTTCATATCTTCAGTCGTTCTGTAGTTAATCACTTCATCGAAATTCAATTCGTCCTTTAAGAAAGAGATTTTCTCTTCAGAGCCCGCAATCCCAACCACTCGAGCTCCTTTAATTTTAGCAATTTGTCCAACGATTGAGCCAACCGCACCTGCTGCACCAGAGATGACAACGGTCTCCCCTTCTTTAGGCTTACCGATATCTAATAAGCCAAAATATGCTGTCAATCCGGTCATTCCGAGAACACCTAAGTGTGTGCTAACTGGCGCTAACGCTGGATCAATCTTGCGCACTTCCTTTTCTCCGGCCTTATAGTAGGTTTGCCACCCAAATCCACCAATCACGACATCTCCCACTTTATACTGTTCAGACTTAGATTCCACTACTTCACCAATGGACCCGCCTTCAATAAATTTGCCTAATTGGAACGGCTCTATGTACGATTTCCCCTCTCTCATTCTCCCTCTCATGTACGGGTCTACAGATACATATAACGTTTTAAGCAAAATCTCTCCGTCTTTTACCTCTCCAATTTCTCGCTCCTCAAACTGAAACGTACTCTCATCCGGCATCCCTGCTGGTCGACTCGCTAACACGATTTGTTGTGTTGTTTTCAATTGTTACAGCTCCTTTTTGGGTAAATTCTTTTCTATTCATCCTCTATTGTCGTGTATTTACACATAAGTTTCAAATGATTGGAATTGGGGACAGGGAGCTTGTTTTTACTTGCGATAAAAAAAGCAAGGGGACGGTTCTTACGCTTACTTGTTTCTTAGAAAAGTTCCGCCATGTTTATATTCTGTTTCTATTGCACTAGCTGATTCCATGAAGCATACTTCTGAACCCATCCAACAAACAAAAGAGGTTTCCCCCAAGTGTATCGAACTTGAGAGAAACCTCTTTATCTTTGTTAGCAAAATGTTAACATTTCACTCTTCTTACTCAAAAAACCGCTTATCCCAAGGGTTCAAGGGGCAGATTACATCATGCCGCCCATTCATTTTTAGATATAACAGAAGAAAATAAGTTTTAAAAAAGGCTTTATATCAACATTTTAATACGCTTTGAACAAATGCATTTTAATATAAACAAAAAAGATTGCACACAAATTCGCACACAAAAAAACTACTCTCAATAGATGAAATGTGAGTACGGTTATGTAGTACAAAGTAGCACTTGACACAACTGTTATAAAAAAGCTCGGAACATTAATGTTCTTAGTTTTTTTATATACATTTCGTCTTAATCAACTAAAGCCATGTTAGACAACCTTGGAGCAGAGGTCCACAATAGATTATGAAATGATAAAAATATTGTGTTTATATCCAATAGAACCTTCCTTCTCGAACTTGATTAACTTTGCTTAAAAGGGTACGAAATGAATAATAATTAAATCGGTCAGACGTTTGATATAAAGCTATTTCTCCAAATAACTTAAAATGAATAATAAATTCAAATCGGCATGAAATCGGCACGAAAATTCAGTGTGAAAACCGCTTGTATCAAGGGTAAGAGAGTTTTTCATTTAACATAAAGTTCAGCCCAGGATTATTTTTACAATGGTGAAAAGCCAAACTAGATGGGCTGTTCCCTTCTCTCAATTAGGAAGGTTGAAACATTTGACCTTATCCCTATTGCATCAATGGATGAGATTTGCTTGGTTCAGAAAGAGTTTCTAATTTTAACCCACTTACATTGCCACAAAATTACGTTTTACAGAGGTGGTCCCAAATATGTAATTAGCTTAAAGTTTTACGTTTTATTTAGAACTAATTATCTATGTTTTCCTCTACACTAGTCCCTAAAGCTAACTGTGGTATTTTAGATGATTCTAAGTTCTGGTTCGAAAAGGCAACCTTCTTAACAATATAAATCCTCAGATTACTTTTATCTAGATTACAAACATATCTTCCAATAACTAGACCACTATTTGTATAGACTACCAATTCATATGTTAATTCTTGTGATTGCATTCTCTTGACTATTTTCGTTAAATCCGATTTGATTTCTAATTTTAGAACTTGATCATGTAAGTTTTTATTATTCAATTTTTTATCAATTTTTTGGTAAATGTTTATTTTCAAATCATCTGTTGCACTGTAAATTTTATATTGGTATGTAATATTATTTAAAGGTAGCTTACTATCTAAATACAGTTCAAACTCGTTTTCCAATTGATAAATATTAATTTCTGGATTACCCTTAATAATTATTTCAGATGTAGCTGCTTTTATCTCATTTAAATACTCAGCATCTAACAAGTCATCTACTTTTGGCAACTTAAAAGCCCCAATAATATTCTTATTGTTAATAACTAGACATAGAACAGCACCGAATAGGAGTGTAATCAACCAAAAACTTATACTTAATCCATACATTATAATTCCACTTAAATCATAAACCGTAAAACTCCACTGATTTACTAAAATTAGTTCGTTCAAGGTAATTGGGGCATAAAACTTTAACAAAGCACACCACATGACATTTAAAGAAAGAACAGCAATTAAATAGAAATAATACAGGAATATTAAGTCTCCTTTTTTACTCTTACTAATATAATACTGTAAATTTCTTTGGATATCAGAATAACTTAACGCATATGGATGGTAGTATTCTTGTATTCCTTGAATACTCTTAAATATCCTGTTCTCAAAAATAATTGTTAAGTAGAGCACTATAAAAGCTAAAAACCCTACCACACCCGCTACCATCCAACTAGAAGCAGAGAATCTTTTTTCAATTATCGTTTTTGCTATTTCTGTATTTGATGGCTCCACAGAAATAAAGATTATTAAAGGTAATAGAGCCACTATTACAAAAAATGACCATCTTAAGAAGCTACGCATACAATTCGAATAACTCCTCATATATTTTTAATCTTTCTTCCTCTAGTACATTATCAGGAATGGATATTACAGACCGCTTATCCATAGTAAGATACTTATCTTCTCCTAACGTAAAGGTAATACTTATTGTATGTTCTTCATTGGTTCTTAAAATAAAGGACAATTCATCTTCAGTATCACTAATATTTAATACATTCTCTTCGTTAAATTGTTCCTTAATATTTAAAGCGATTACTTTAATTTTATTACTATTTGAAGATAAAAATTTATTATATAATTGTTGGTATAAATTTAATTCCTTTAAGTAAACATTATACTTCTCTTCAATTTTTACACAAAAATACTGAATTTCGCTCTCTGACTCGCTGAACACTAATAATTTATTATATTTTTCAAACATTAATGCACTAACAACCCTAGGCTCTCTTCTAATGATTTTGTCTTTGAACTTTATGGAATCAATCCATTTTAAGACAATCTCTTTGACACCTTCAGATATATACTGATCAGTAAATGATTCAAAGGGAGACGATAACTTCCGTTTACTTTTAATTGTATTCTCTTGTTTTTGATCAATATTAAAAATAATTACATCAGCCATAAAACTCGCCTCCCTTATTTGTTATTATTTGCTTGCTTCTCCGTCAACATTGTCCAGATTATCTTCATCTTCTTGATCTTCTAGTTCCTTAAAGCTATCAAAATCCAGCTCTAGCTGTTCAAAGATTGTTTTTAAATTACTATCTTCTTCACTATAGCCAGTATTATCTAAAAGTATCCTATTATTATACGCTGTTTTCCCTATTAATTCACGACTTTCTTCGTTGTCTGTGTTTTTTAAGATATCTGATAATAATTCGTTATTCGTAAGTATTACATTTTGAATAGACTCGAACACAAATTTATCAGGAGCTAAATATTTCTTTTTAATAATTGCAAGTCTATTTTTTGTTTCTTCCATATCGCTAATACCATTATTACACATATCAATATATTCATCCTGCATTTTATTCATAATCTGACTTTGTTGATCATCTGGAACATCAAGTAGTACAATTTTTAATTGTGTGTAATTGTCGCCTTTAAAATAAAACGCAGCTGAAAACTTTCTAGATTGATATATTAAATCTAACTTAAAGGAAATAACTGCACTTCCTACGGTTACATATTCACATGCAAGTTGAGAAGACAGAATATCATTTCCGTTAATTGTTACATTCCTAATTCCTGAACTTCTCGCTGACTCACTACCTGTTAAAAATTTTATTTCTTTAAAGTTAGCTTTATAACCCATTTTTTTTAATCTATTATAAACAAAATCTATAATTAGGGCTGTTCTATAGTGAGTCGTTCCTATTTCATAGCTTTGAGTGAAATCCTCCGAAATATCAAATGTTACAATTGGCCATTTTATTACTTGTTGAATAAAACGCTTTGCAACTTCTTGAATAGAATCTTTCCCCACTATCATTGTTAAAACTTCTTGATTCTTGTCAATCATAATATCTACTGGATGTCTAGATAATAAGCTATCTGAGTTTAATACTTCTTGCATCCTAGTTTCACTATGCTCTTTTATCATCATTTTAAAAGTGCAAGTATTGGCATCATCTTCAATTGCGTTAATTGTTACTTGATTAGAATTCAAAAAAGTGTAATTGCTTTTTTCTTCTACTGGATTACTATCTAAAACAGTCTTCTGTGTAATTTTAAATGTATAGGCAGGATACCCCATTGTTCTTTTGGTAAGTGCAACTTCTAAGAATTCCTCTAATTCATCATCATTAAGTATTGTCGCTAACGAGACAAATTCTGTTTCCAAGTCTTCTCTTTTTAAATTTTTAATTTTTTTTGATGGTGTCCACCCAGGTTTTTTTTCTTTTATCATCCTAGCTGTTTGTTCTTTGTTTAGCTTCGGCAAAATTCTTCGTAAAAAACCCTCTTTGTTCTCTGCCAATACAATCCCCCCGCTTCTATAAGAATATATTATCAAAAAAAAGTGGGGAATTCATTTGAAATATGTAAAAAAAGAGCATATTATGGATAAATTTTCAATCCACTAGTTATGCTAAGTGTTTTTGAACAAGAAAAAAAAAGCACAAATAAATGACTCCTTATTAAATGCCCTTCTTAACTGAGATGCAAAACGCCTAAAAAAAATGGATAATAAAGGGTTACACTTACATAAACAGCATTATAGAAGTTGTTAAGAGGACAAACGCGAGCAAGCATATCAGTCTCCAAATTTTTCTTTCAAAACAAAAGCGCTTCTCATTCGAGAGGGGCTTCCGTAATTAACCACCCATCACCTGCTTTGATAATATTTTTTCCTGGATTTTCTTTTTTGCCTTTCGTTTATTGTAACAACTTTGCCAGATTTTTTGAGATTATGGGCTTTGTAGCTGATTCTTTAAACATAAGCAAAATTTCATTTTTACATGTAGTTTGTTCTTTTAGGCACTTTAATAGTTCAGCATTTGATAAAAGTTGGTTGAGTTTATCTTCGTTAATATTTATTGCTAAGAAGATTCCTTTTTTATATTCATATCTGTTTATGAACTGATCGATTTTTAATATATCCTTTTTCAAATCTTCAACAGCAAGCCTAGGGTTAGCTTTGACTTCTATAATTAAGTCTTGATTATCGTATGTATGAGGTTCATGTATTAAGAAGTCAGGATAATATACACCATAGGTGCTTTGCACTCCGAATAATTGTTCAATTTCATTGCCTACTTGAGCTTTGCGGAGTTCAGCTTGCAAAATCACATTTTCGTTAAGCTTATTTTGTTCCATGATTTTGCGGAGTTGATGATAAAGTTCATAACAGAAGACTCGCTCATGATGCATACTCAAATACGGTATTAACGCTTCTCGCCTTTGGTCCTGAGATTCAATATAATGAGCATTCAGCATAGAATCAATCCAGTCCTGATTTCCAAAATAAACGTCTTTAACATTATTGATTGCTTTTCGTAGAAATTCTATATATTTAGGAATATCCAAGTGTCATCTCTCCAAATAATTATTTAGATTAACTATTCGGCATTTGGAATCAAAAACCTTCTGCAGGTAAACAGCACGTTTTTTTAAAAATGCCAACCATAAAAGGCTGACTTAATGCATGATGTCCGCTTATTTCAAAACCTTCACTCCAACAACACTATTGAAAGCCACCCGTTCATATTCACCAGGCTTCACCTCAATCCGCAGCTCATAAGTAAACGGATCGACGTAATGAACACAACCAGAAAGGTCCCGAGTAATCCGTCATCCATACGGTTAGCTTTACTGCATGATTGTATTCTGCTTCAAATGCTATCCGCAGGTCAAACTCCTCCGTTTGATGTTCGTCTAATATCGGCTTAGGTTGACGTGCTTGATCCTTGAACATTTCGCTGGTTATTTCAAATGCTAGCGGTATAAAAGAAGCCGACTCCCATTTCATTTTACCACGGTAACGTATTGTCATTTAGAATCATCTCTTATGTTACCATTATATACGAACTAACGTTCTATATGTAAAAAATAAAACCATCCTTAAAAGCCATCAAAAGAACAAAAAATCCTTAGAAATTAATCTAAGGATTTTGCTACCACAATTAAATTAAAAAGATGCTTAACTTCTTATATTGGTTAATATATGGATAATAATAAAGCTATTTAACAGGAATTAATTCCTTCAACTCGTCATCAGATAGTAGTCCTTTACGGTATTTTAAATCGTTAGGAATATTTCTATTTATTAAGCATTTATTGTCTAAGCAGTCCAAGTACAATGCCAATTTAACTAATGCATAATGCTCAAAATCACCAGTAGCACCCTCAAATGAAACATACTTTTCTAGAAATATTTTTGCTCCATTTAATTGATTGTACGCCCATTGTTTATTGCTGTAGCCTGTATCATAACTTAAATAGCTAATCTTTTCTAAATTATAATGGTATCTTCTTTGTTCTTCACTTCCACTACGAGGTGAATATAATTCAATATATAAAGATGTTTCAATGTTTCTTTCTAAAAATAACAATCCGTTATTTTCAAATCCCTCATAACTCATATTTTGCATTCTATTATGTTCAAATTCGATTGCATATTTTAATGCGTTTAGATATAAATTCATCTTAATTTGGTTTTGGGGGTTTGATACCTTAAGTTCAAATAAATTAATAATATAATCAAAAGGATAATAGCAATCTGAACCGTATCGTTCATTCAGTTCTTTGTCTAGATTTCTTAGGTAATCAATATAATTATCGAACTCTTTTTCTGTTTTTATGGGTCTTTTCTTAAAATCAGAGATGACCTGTTTTTGATATTGGTCAATTTCATCTGTTATTTCTGTAACAAACTCTAATCTCGTTTTAAGATATTCAAATATTTGTGAAATA encodes the following:
- a CDS encoding YibE/F family protein, with amino-acid sequence MILYLVIGICFVTSVVFVHHNSSFYNRTIAKVVTTHIEDQTVVTDLHNNEDQIFTQTIEAVIENGEDKGKVIQLTNKYSLSGAYDQEYRVGNKLFVSVDQLANENGEVTGDILDVKRDSYVLLVGWLFIFTLLLVGKRRGFFSMISLAVNATLMYVALDVYVNHDINLLWICSLLVILFTVISLLLLNGLNEMTYAAITATLLGIFLSLFITFVVVKATSGSGLRYEEMQFLTRHYEAIFMAGLFIGSLGAVMDIAITISSSIFGLYEKNPTIRAKDLTKSGMAIGKDVMGTLTNILFFVYASGSIPSMILYLKNSSALGFTVSMNISLELARALAGGIGIVLTIPIAVYTSVFFVNRKRNRL
- a CDS encoding YibE/F family protein, with protein sequence MNVLLILSVILFILMILIGGKTGALSFISLFFNFGVLMMTIFFMLDPNVNPIIITMIACAVISCINLFFIDEVNRKTATAFLSTLITIAILLLLIDMVTKITMIQGFGEEQSEELAPYSLYIGVDFVKIGASVIIISTIGAITEVAISITSSMGETLHHHPTISRKDLFLSGMRIGKDILGTDTNTLFFAFFGGYLALLIWFKDLDYTLGEIINSKIFSSEIITIFCAGIGVALIIPITSWINAYFPVRARKN
- a CDS encoding DegV family protein, which encodes MRRIILSTESGADLPGEWAGKYNVQVVPMHIIMEGKDYLDGHLPVQDIYDYYERTKNIPSTTSTNVYEYQEFFANIRKNFPDSIIVHIGYTSKASSSFQHAVIAAEEFEDIFLIDALNVTGGLAAIVLYAAELLEENPSIEPEHFVAKIEEIVPKSRLVFIPGSLEFLKAGGRVSNMASLIGTLLKIKPCIELKDGKLMSTKKYRGKMSGVTEKLWEDYLSSFNIDRKQIYLIYSIGLDDRIKQRMNEIAKENGFHHIRWIQAGGMISTHSGAGGFGIAGLEQ
- a CDS encoding NADP-dependent oxidoreductase, with amino-acid sequence MKTTQQIVLASRPAGMPDESTFQFEEREIGEVKDGEILLKTLYVSVDPYMRGRMREGKSYIEPFQLGKFIEGGSIGEVVESKSEQYKVGDVVIGGFGWQTYYKAGEKEVRKIDPALAPVSTHLGVLGMTGLTAYFGLLDIGKPKEGETVVISGAAGAVGSIVGQIAKIKGARVVGIAGSEEKISFLKDELNFDEVINYRTTEDMKAEIEKTCPNGVDVYFDNVGGEISDAIFTQLNRFARVPVCGAISAYNLEKADVGPRVQGFLIKNSVLMQGFTVGNYSDRFQEGAKHLAEWLQEGKVKYRETIREGFENIPDAFLDLFEGNNIGKLLVKVAERD
- a CDS encoding YolD-like family protein, producing MTIRYRGKMKWESASFIPLAFEITSEMFKDQARQPKPILDEHQTEEFDLRIAFEAEYNHAVKLTVWMTDYSGPFWLCSLRRSVYL